Proteins from one Porites lutea chromosome 3, jaPorLute2.1, whole genome shotgun sequence genomic window:
- the LOC140930470 gene encoding uncharacterized protein, translated as MQNSISFSIDSIISRTDPPKQKNNDGKTLLSRGPLSAMQCLVELTSQGDYYLEEAVPNCRAGQEKFSKHFHGDNLSDKSSMVLLGDDSQPSPSSPSGSDELEYEQGDQNSDSEGGSKSRRKRTAFTSQQLLELEREFHTKKYLSLEERSQIARTLKLSEVQVKIWFQNRRAKWKRVRTLGGPQAHGNRKLHAPKLVVPIPIHGNRYRPQNQIHIS; from the exons ATGCaaaattcaatttctttttctatagATTCGATCATTTCTAGAACAgaccctccaaaacaaaaaaacaatgacGGTAAAACCCTTTTAAGCCGCGGTCCACTCAGTGCAATGCAGTGTTTGGTTGAGCTGACTTCTCAGGGTGATTATTACTTGGAGGAGGCCGTTCCCAATTGTAGAGCGGGACAAGAAAAATTCAGCAAGCACTTTCATGGAGATAACTTATCCGACAAGTCTTCTATGGTTCTGTTAG GGGACGACAGCCAGCCCAGTCCAAGCTCACCGAGTGGAAGCGACGAGTTGGAATATGAACAAGGCGATCAAAATTCTGACAGCGAGGGAGGATCCAAATCACGGCGTAAAAGGACGGCATTTACAAGCCAGCAACTTTTAGAACTTGAAAGAGAATTTCACACAAAAAAGTATCTTTCGCTTGAAGAAAGATCGCAGATTGCAAGAACATTGAAACTAAGTGAAGTTCAAGTAAAAATATGGTTTCAAAACAGACGAGCGAAATGGAAGCGAGTAAGAACTCTGGGCGGACCTCAGGCTCACGGCAACAGAAAACTTCACGCTCCAAAGCTTGTTGTACCTATCCCGATTCATGGTAACAGATACAGACCACAGAACCAAATTCACATTTCTTGA